From Micromonospora echinospora:
GAGCAGGCAGGCCGCCACGGCCCGCCGTCGCATCCGCCGCAGGGACAGGTCCGCCATGCGGCGATTCTCCGGTCGCCGGGGCGCCGTGGTCGGCGGAACCGGAAAAGCCGGTACGGACGACGATCGGGGCGCCGGCCAGCCGCCGGCGCCCCGATTCACGTCCGGGTGTCAGGACGGGCTCTTGTCCTGCTTCCACGACAGCGGTCCCGGAAGGTCCACGCGGTGGGCGCGGGTGTTCGAGTTCCAGGACCAGCGGCCGATCTTGATGCTCCACGACGAGAAGCCGTTCTGGGTGAAGTGGAGGATCAGCGGCCCGTACTTCTTACGCTTGCGGAACTGGACGCCCATCGGGGGTGCCTCCTTCGTCTCCCTGCCTCTGCAGTCGTCTGCATGCCTTCGCGGCATCGAACATGCCCGGATCGACGATTCGCGAAACCCTGCCCGGTCCGCTCTGGACGGTGGGGCTGCCGCCCGGCAAAATCTCTATCCAACGGGTAGGTGTTAAGGAGTCGTAAATGCTGGTGGAGGCGGGTCGTAGCAAAGCCAGCGATGAAAGTCTCACTGAATGGAAGGGCATTGACCGGCGTGGAGAACGGTCGGCAGCATGAGGGCATGTCGCAGCGGGACGAGCTTCTCCTCACCGCTCGCGTGCACGTCGACCTGGTCCGGCACGCGAGCGCGCTCTGTTGAGCCGAGCGCTCGTCGTTCCCTCTCCGCCCGTCCGTTCCCGCAGCCGGCGCATCGTGGCCCGGCGCGGTACGGCGTGCTCCCCGGCCCCGCGCGGGCCCCCTCCACCGCATCGTGGACAGATCAGGAGACTCCGCCATGCCCTCGACCCGATCACCGCGGCGTGCCCTCACCGCCGCCGTCGCCCTGCTCGCCCTCACCACCGCCACCGCGTGCGGCGCCGACGCCGCCGACGGCGCACAGACCAAGGAACTGCGCTACCAGGGTTCGGTCGGCCAGGTGACCCTCCCCGAACTCGCCGCCGACCTCGGCTACCTCGGCGACGTCACGCTCGACTGGATCGGCAACGTCACCGGCGGCCCGGCCGACATCCAGGCCACCGCCACCGGCCAGAGCGACTTCGGCGGCGCGTTCAACGGCGCGATCGTCAAGCTCCAGGCCGCGAACGCCCCGATCACCGCAGTCGTCAGCTACTACGGCTCCGACGCGCAGACGTTCCAGGGCTATTACGTGCTCGACGACAGCCCGATCCGCGGCCCGCGTGACCTGATCGGCAAGCGGGTCGGCATGAACACGCTCGGCGCGCACGCCGAGGCCGTCCTGCGTACCTGGCTGGCCCGGGGTGGCCTCACCGCCGCCGAGATCGGCAAGGTCGAGCTGGTCGCGCTGCCGCCGGTGAACACCGAGCAGTCGCTGCGCGCCCGGCAGATCGACGTCGCCGTGCTCGGCGGCGTGATCCGCGACAAGGCGGTCGCGAACGGCGGCATCCGCACCGTCTTCACCGACTACGAACTGCTCGGCGCGTTCAGCGCCGGCAGCTACGTCTTCCGCGACGACTTCCTCACCCGTAACCCGGACACCGTCCGGACGTTCGTCACCGCGGTGGGCAAGGCGATCGAGTGGGCGCGCACCCAGCCGCGCGAGACGGTGGTGGCCCGGCTCAAGGCGATCATCGCCAAGCGCGGGCGCAACGAGGACACCACGCTCGTGGAGTACTGGAAGTCCAGCGGCGTCGCCGGGACCGGCGGCCTCATCACCGACCGGGAGTTCGCCACCTGGAT
This genomic window contains:
- a CDS encoding putative leader peptide; protein product: MENGRQHEGMSQRDELLLTARVHVDLVRHASALC
- a CDS encoding ABC transporter substrate-binding protein: MPSTRSPRRALTAAVALLALTTATACGADAADGAQTKELRYQGSVGQVTLPELAADLGYLGDVTLDWIGNVTGGPADIQATATGQSDFGGAFNGAIVKLQAANAPITAVVSYYGSDAQTFQGYYVLDDSPIRGPRDLIGKRVGMNTLGAHAEAVLRTWLARGGLTAAEIGKVELVALPPVNTEQSLRARQIDVAVLGGVIRDKAVANGGIRTVFTDYELLGAFSAGSYVFRDDFLTRNPDTVRTFVTAVGKAIEWARTQPRETVVARLKAIIAKRGRNEDTTLVEYWKSSGVAGTGGLITDREFATWIDWLADSGELKGERPKPSDLYTNRFNAAAATGGGA
- a CDS encoding DUF4236 domain-containing protein, encoding MGVQFRKRKKYGPLILHFTQNGFSSWSIKIGRWSWNSNTRAHRVDLPGPLSWKQDKSPS